In Pseudodesulfovibrio sp. S3, one DNA window encodes the following:
- the ftsH gene encoding ATP-dependent zinc metalloprotease FtsH: MNNHMKNLVIWAIIFILMVVLFNLFNQPPVPRDTPSYSEFLSMVDSGTVTQVKIQGPKISGVKSSGESFQTYAPDDPNMIQNLISKGVEVKAEPPDESPWYLTMLLSWFPMLLLIGVWIFFMRQMQGGGSGGRGAMSFGRSKARLINEETAKVTFEDVAGVDEAKEELSEIVDFLREPRKFTRLGGRIPKGVLLVGGPGTGKTLLARAVAGEANVPFFSISGSDFVEMFVGVGASRVRDLFAQGKKNAPCLIFIDEIDAVGRQRGAGLGGGHDEREQTLNQLLVEMDGFESNEGVILVAATNRPDVLDPALLRPGRFDRQVVVPNPDLRGRERILKVHSRKTPLSPEVNLEVIARGTPGFSGADLENLVNEAALGAAKLGKDRVEMGDFEEAKDKVMMGGRERRSMILSDDEKRTTAYHEAGHALVAKLLPGTDPVHKVSIIPRGRALGVTMQLPGEDRYGYSKEFLKNNIAMLLGGRVAEELVLNQLTTGASNDIERATKTAHNMVCLWGMSDKIGPMSFGENQEQVFLGKELIHSKDYGEETAKLIDSEVRRFVDEAYEKATELLKGNLDVLELIAQALLDRETITGADIDLLMEGKELPPMEPVNSSGNNSGGNASSDGTVAGYTADGRVVKTTDPGYKPVSESPAETGNDFILEEDDGKSEPDGDDSDNKIQ, encoded by the coding sequence TTGAACAACCATATGAAAAACCTTGTTATCTGGGCGATCATCTTCATCCTGATGGTTGTCCTGTTCAATCTTTTTAACCAGCCCCCGGTTCCCAGAGACACGCCGTCCTACAGCGAGTTCCTGTCGATGGTGGACAGCGGAACTGTGACCCAGGTAAAAATTCAGGGTCCCAAGATCTCCGGTGTGAAGAGTTCGGGCGAGTCGTTCCAGACCTACGCCCCGGACGATCCGAACATGATCCAGAACCTGATCTCCAAAGGCGTCGAGGTTAAGGCCGAGCCGCCGGATGAATCTCCCTGGTACCTGACCATGCTGTTGTCCTGGTTCCCCATGCTTCTGCTCATCGGCGTTTGGATTTTCTTCATGCGCCAGATGCAGGGCGGTGGCAGCGGTGGACGCGGAGCCATGAGCTTTGGGCGGTCCAAGGCGCGCCTCATAAACGAGGAGACCGCCAAGGTCACCTTCGAGGATGTGGCCGGTGTGGATGAAGCCAAGGAAGAACTCTCCGAGATAGTCGATTTCCTGCGCGAACCGCGCAAGTTCACCCGTCTGGGAGGTCGTATCCCCAAGGGTGTCCTTCTGGTGGGCGGTCCCGGTACGGGTAAGACCCTGCTGGCGCGGGCCGTGGCCGGAGAGGCCAATGTCCCGTTTTTCTCCATTTCCGGTTCGGACTTCGTGGAGATGTTCGTGGGCGTGGGCGCATCCCGTGTGCGTGACCTGTTTGCCCAGGGCAAGAAAAATGCTCCTTGTCTGATTTTCATTGACGAAATTGATGCCGTTGGCCGTCAGCGCGGGGCAGGTCTCGGCGGTGGACATGACGAGCGCGAGCAGACCCTGAACCAGTTGCTTGTTGAAATGGACGGTTTTGAATCCAACGAGGGCGTTATCCTGGTGGCCGCCACCAACCGTCCCGACGTGCTTGATCCGGCTCTGCTCAGGCCCGGTCGGTTTGACCGTCAAGTTGTGGTTCCCAACCCGGATCTGCGCGGGCGGGAACGTATCCTCAAGGTGCACAGCCGCAAGACCCCGCTGTCTCCTGAAGTGAATCTGGAAGTCATCGCCCGCGGCACGCCCGGTTTTTCCGGTGCTGACCTGGAAAACCTGGTCAACGAGGCCGCCCTGGGGGCAGCCAAGCTCGGCAAGGACCGGGTGGAGATGGGTGATTTCGAGGAGGCCAAGGACAAGGTCATGATGGGTGGTCGCGAACGGCGCTCCATGATTCTTTCCGATGATGAAAAGCGGACCACGGCCTACCACGAGGCAGGACATGCCCTGGTGGCAAAACTCCTGCCCGGTACCGATCCGGTCCACAAGGTTTCCATCATCCCCCGCGGTCGCGCCCTTGGCGTGACCATGCAGTTGCCTGGTGAGGATCGGTACGGCTATTCCAAGGAATTCCTCAAGAATAATATTGCCATGCTTCTGGGTGGCCGTGTCGCCGAGGAACTCGTTTTGAATCAGTTGACCACCGGAGCCAGCAACGACATCGAGCGGGCCACCAAGACTGCGCATAACATGGTCTGCCTGTGGGGCATGTCCGACAAGATCGGACCCATGAGTTTCGGTGAAAATCAGGAACAGGTCTTTCTGGGTAAGGAACTCATCCACAGCAAGGACTATGGCGAGGAAACGGCCAAGTTGATCGATTCAGAAGTGCGCCGCTTTGTGGACGAAGCCTACGAAAAGGCAACAGAACTGCTCAAGGGCAACCTTGATGTGTTGGAATTGATCGCTCAGGCATTGCTCGACCGTGAGACCATCACAGGTGCGGATATCGATCTGCTCATGGAAGGCAAGGAATTGCCGCCCATGGAACCGGTCAATAGCTCTGGTAATAACTCAGGCGGCAATGCCTCTTCCGATGGAACCGTTGCCGGGTATACTGCTGATGGTCGTGTCGTGAAGACGACCGACCCCGGATACAAGCCCGTCAGCGAAAGCCCGGCCGAAACCGGGAATGATTTCATCCTTGAAGAAGACGACGGAAAATCCGAACCCGATGGGGACGATTCCGATAACAAGATACAGTAA
- the folP gene encoding dihydropteroate synthase codes for MIETTWTLKGGKVLGPAPFFITGVVNVTPDSFYDGGAHEDVSSAVEHGLELVRQGAHILDVGGESTRPYADSVSEAEELRRVVPVITRLAGAGLDAVISVDTYKAEVAAQALEAGAHIVNDVSAFRFDPALLDVLARYKPGYVLMHSQGKPEAMQDQPEYTDIIDEIMAFFEERLARLDKVGLPMDRVVLDPGIGFGKTLEHNLAILREVERFKSLGFPLYLGLSNKSLWQGLLGLKVDQRQNATQAATSLMAAKGVAVHRVHEVEFARQALTIARELA; via the coding sequence ATGATTGAGACAACATGGACACTTAAAGGGGGCAAGGTCTTGGGGCCTGCCCCCTTCTTTATTACCGGAGTCGTCAACGTGACCCCGGACTCCTTCTATGACGGAGGCGCGCATGAAGACGTGTCGTCCGCCGTGGAGCACGGTCTCGAACTGGTTCGCCAGGGTGCGCATATCCTGGACGTCGGAGGGGAGTCCACCCGGCCGTATGCCGATTCCGTGAGCGAAGCCGAGGAGCTTCGGCGTGTCGTGCCCGTGATAACCCGGTTGGCCGGGGCCGGTCTCGATGCGGTCATTTCCGTTGATACCTACAAGGCCGAGGTGGCGGCGCAGGCCCTTGAGGCCGGAGCGCATATCGTCAACGACGTTTCCGCCTTCCGGTTTGATCCCGCCCTGTTGGATGTCCTGGCCCGGTACAAACCCGGTTACGTGCTCATGCATTCCCAGGGGAAGCCGGAGGCCATGCAGGATCAACCGGAGTATACGGATATCATAGACGAGATCATGGCCTTTTTCGAAGAGCGCCTGGCACGGCTTGACAAGGTGGGGTTGCCCATGGATCGTGTCGTTCTCGATCCGGGCATCGGGTTCGGCAAGACGCTGGAGCATAACCTGGCTATCCTCAGGGAAGTGGAGCGTTTCAAGTCGCTGGGTTTTCCCTTATATTTGGGATTGTCCAATAAATCCTTGTGGCAAGGGCTGTTGGGACTTAAGGTCGACCAGAGGCAGAACGCAACTCAGGCAGCCACGTCATTGATGGCAGCCAAGGGCGTTGCCGTTCATCGTGTACACGAAGTCGAATTTGCGCGCCAGGCGTTGACCATAGCTCGGGAATTAGCGTAG
- the cdaA gene encoding diadenylate cyclase CdaA, which produces MFELFGIQITWRVLLDIGLVAFLYYNLIVLVRGTRAAAVLYGMVIVLIIYYFSDIFNLYTLNALLGEFLTSIFLVVIILFKTDIRKALASVGTRRFWTKSQMRDDTLDQLTKAVMSMSHSSTGAIIVMEKNMPLGDIVERGIELDAKVNTELIETIFVTETPLHDGAIIIRRDRIVAAACILPLSSKLRGQPMYGTRHRAALGISEGSDAVTIVVSEERGEVSVAMNGRLTTSLDETRLRRVLKNALGR; this is translated from the coding sequence ATGTTTGAGCTTTTCGGAATACAGATTACCTGGAGAGTGCTGCTCGATATCGGGCTGGTAGCTTTCCTGTATTACAATCTTATCGTGCTTGTTCGCGGCACACGCGCTGCCGCAGTTCTCTATGGCATGGTCATAGTGCTGATAATCTATTATTTTTCCGATATATTCAACCTGTATACGCTTAACGCCCTGCTCGGCGAATTTCTGACGTCCATCTTTTTGGTGGTGATCATCCTGTTCAAGACCGATATCCGCAAGGCTTTGGCCTCCGTGGGTACCAGGCGGTTCTGGACCAAGTCCCAGATGCGGGACGATACCTTGGACCAATTGACCAAGGCGGTCATGAGCATGTCTCATTCTTCCACCGGAGCCATCATCGTCATGGAGAAGAACATGCCGCTTGGCGATATCGTGGAACGCGGTATCGAGTTGGACGCCAAGGTGAATACCGAACTCATTGAGACCATTTTCGTCACAGAAACGCCTCTGCATGACGGGGCGATCATTATCCGGCGTGACCGCATAGTGGCTGCCGCGTGCATTTTGCCGCTGTCCAGCAAGCTCAGGGGGCAACCCATGTACGGTACCCGTCACAGGGCGGCTCTCGGTATCTCCGAAGGCTCGGACGCTGTGACCATAGTGGTATCCGAGGAGCGCGGCGAGGTCTCGGTTGCCATGAACGGGCGATTGACTACCAGTTTGGATGAAACCCGTTTGCGCCGCGTGCTCAAGAACGCATTGGGACGTTGA
- a CDS encoding CdaR family protein, with amino-acid sequence MKNWQTVILSIALAVFTWFLVTGREVVETWVDMPLVMTNPPEGLIIEDGLVDKIQVRLRGPKGLVGNLSSQNLTYPVNVSDLKIGERVVDIETSKIPLSSTYEIIEVKPNRLKLKVDRRISKEIHVEAAWAGNLNADYKLQEVLAVPDLVVIRGPETMLRKITSARVVLNEDFPEDVPKSWAEDVALELPAKIEASPGQVRVEAFFTPKTRQIWVKVPLEFHEPGGYKATVSQQYVRLLIEGPVFLFHDDEYRKAIGASLTFGTTMAPGTFELDYDVTLPDGCRLEKRNPETVTTTLKKG; translated from the coding sequence ATGAAGAACTGGCAAACTGTCATTCTTTCCATCGCATTGGCCGTGTTTACCTGGTTTCTGGTGACCGGCCGGGAGGTGGTTGAGACCTGGGTGGACATGCCGCTCGTCATGACCAATCCGCCGGAAGGCCTTATCATCGAGGACGGTCTGGTGGACAAGATCCAGGTCCGCCTGCGTGGTCCCAAGGGGTTGGTCGGCAACCTTTCTTCCCAGAATTTGACCTACCCGGTGAACGTCAGTGATCTCAAGATCGGCGAGCGGGTGGTGGACATAGAGACATCCAAGATTCCCCTGTCTTCGACCTATGAAATCATCGAGGTCAAACCCAACAGATTGAAATTGAAGGTGGACAGGCGTATTTCCAAGGAAATCCATGTGGAGGCTGCCTGGGCCGGTAATCTCAATGCCGACTACAAATTGCAGGAAGTCCTTGCCGTACCCGACTTGGTAGTCATTCGGGGGCCGGAGACCATGCTCAGGAAGATTACCTCCGCCAGGGTGGTCCTCAATGAGGATTTTCCTGAAGACGTGCCCAAGTCGTGGGCCGAGGACGTGGCCCTGGAGTTGCCCGCAAAGATTGAAGCTTCACCCGGCCAAGTGCGGGTCGAGGCCTTCTTCACTCCCAAGACCCGCCAGATTTGGGTCAAGGTTCCTCTTGAGTTTCATGAACCCGGGGGCTACAAGGCCACGGTCTCTCAGCAGTACGTGCGTCTGTTGATCGAGGGACCGGTTTTCCTGTTCCATGACGATGAGTATCGCAAGGCGATCGGAGCCTCTCTGACATTCGGCACAACCATGGCTCCGGGCACTTTCGAACTGGATTACGATGTCACTCTTCCTGACGGTTGCCGTTTGGAAAAACGGAACCCGGAAACAGTGACGACCACTCTTAAGAAAGGTTAG
- the glmM gene encoding phosphoglucosamine mutase — protein sequence MKQRLFGTDGLRGQGNIFPMTPEIALRLGLAAGQYFRNGKRHHRVVIGKDTRLSGYVFETALTSGLCANGMDVFLVGPMPTPAISFLTRNMRADLGVVISASHNPFMDNGIKFFDHNGFKLPDEVEDEISELVLNNDTQWDYPPAEDVGRAHRITDAHGRYIVYLKNSFSPNLTLDGCKIVLDCAHGAAYGVAPVVLEELGAKVIRVGVTPDGLNINQKCGSLYPEVISRMVMEERADMGIALDGDADRLIVCDENGRILDGDQIMALCALELMEKGALPGNMLVSTVMSNMALELFMKDNGGTLLRTDVGDRYVVEAMRREGAMLGGEQSGHLIFMEHSTTGDGLLAALQLLRIMREKERPLSELAGLLEPFPQVLKNVHVKRKIPFDQVPEVQAAVRKVEDALKGKGRVLLRYSGTEAVCRVMVEGPDADKVDMYTDEIVQSCENYLK from the coding sequence ATGAAGCAGAGGCTATTCGGAACCGACGGCTTGCGCGGTCAGGGCAATATATTTCCCATGACCCCGGAGATCGCGCTCAGGCTGGGCCTGGCCGCCGGTCAGTATTTTCGCAACGGCAAACGGCATCACCGTGTGGTTATAGGCAAGGATACCCGGTTGTCCGGGTACGTGTTCGAGACCGCTCTGACAAGTGGGCTGTGCGCCAATGGCATGGATGTATTTCTGGTCGGTCCCATGCCTACCCCGGCCATATCCTTCCTGACGCGGAACATGCGCGCTGATTTGGGTGTGGTTATTTCCGCGTCTCACAATCCGTTTATGGATAACGGCATCAAGTTCTTTGATCACAACGGATTCAAGTTGCCCGACGAGGTGGAGGACGAGATCAGCGAACTGGTTCTGAACAACGACACCCAATGGGATTATCCTCCTGCCGAGGATGTCGGGCGTGCTCATCGCATAACCGACGCCCATGGTCGGTATATCGTGTATCTCAAGAACAGTTTTTCTCCCAATCTCACCTTGGACGGTTGCAAGATCGTGCTCGATTGCGCCCATGGCGCGGCCTACGGTGTTGCTCCTGTTGTACTGGAAGAATTGGGTGCGAAGGTCATCCGGGTCGGCGTGACCCCTGACGGCTTGAATATCAACCAGAAGTGCGGTTCGCTCTATCCCGAAGTCATTTCCAGAATGGTCATGGAAGAGCGGGCGGATATGGGTATTGCCCTGGACGGCGACGCCGACAGGCTCATTGTCTGCGACGAGAACGGGCGTATCCTGGACGGCGATCAGATCATGGCTTTGTGCGCTTTGGAACTGATGGAGAAGGGCGCCTTGCCGGGTAACATGCTGGTATCCACGGTCATGAGCAACATGGCCCTGGAATTGTTCATGAAGGACAACGGCGGGACATTGCTGCGGACTGACGTCGGCGACCGGTATGTAGTGGAGGCCATGCGGCGGGAAGGGGCCATGCTCGGCGGCGAGCAGTCGGGGCATCTCATCTTCATGGAACATTCCACCACGGGCGACGGATTGCTTGCCGCGCTCCAGCTACTCCGCATCATGCGCGAAAAGGAACGGCCTTTGTCCGAATTGGCAGGGCTTTTGGAGCCGTTTCCCCAGGTTCTCAAGAATGTCCACGTGAAACGGAAAATTCCCTTTGACCAGGTTCCCGAGGTCCAGGCGGCCGTGCGCAAGGTCGAAGACGCACTCAAGGGCAAGGGCAGGGTGTTGTTGAGATATTCCGGCACCGAAGCGGTCTGCCGGGTCATGGTGGAAGGCCCCGATGCCGACAAGGTCGACATGTATACGGACGAGATTGTCCAGTCTTGTGAAAATTATTTGAAATAA
- the galU gene encoding UTP--glucose-1-phosphate uridylyltransferase GalU, translated as MDIKKVVIPVAGWGTRSLPATKNVPKEMLPIFRKPIVQYIVEEGIDAGLTDVVFVTNQNKTIIEDHFDRNFLLEQLLERAGKTKLLEEVRRVANLVNVIGVRQKEQLGLGHAVLTAREICKNEAFAVMLGDDLMFGKNTGIGELIKAAQATGKAVVGVIEVPEEKVSKYGVIGGERLGNHMYRVTNLVEKPSAEAAPSNLAIIGRYVLLPEIFDILEGQKAGVGGEIQLTDALQGLADQDKLIAVKLGGQRFDAGDWVEYLTANIYFALHDEELHDDLVKRLHELLPCSE; from the coding sequence ATGGATATCAAGAAGGTCGTCATACCCGTTGCTGGATGGGGTACACGTTCACTCCCGGCCACCAAGAATGTTCCCAAGGAAATGCTGCCCATTTTTCGCAAGCCTATCGTGCAGTATATCGTTGAGGAAGGCATTGACGCCGGTCTGACGGATGTGGTTTTCGTGACCAACCAGAACAAGACGATCATCGAGGATCATTTCGACCGTAACTTTTTGCTGGAGCAGCTTCTTGAACGGGCCGGAAAGACCAAACTGCTTGAGGAAGTCCGCCGGGTGGCCAATCTGGTCAACGTCATCGGCGTCCGACAAAAGGAACAACTCGGCCTGGGCCACGCAGTGCTCACTGCCCGCGAGATCTGCAAGAACGAAGCGTTTGCGGTCATGCTTGGCGATGACCTCATGTTCGGCAAGAATACCGGCATCGGCGAGTTGATCAAGGCTGCCCAGGCGACCGGCAAGGCCGTTGTGGGCGTCATTGAGGTTCCTGAAGAGAAGGTCAGTAAATACGGTGTGATAGGTGGAGAACGCCTTGGCAATCACATGTACCGTGTGACCAACCTGGTGGAGAAACCGTCCGCAGAAGCCGCTCCGTCCAACCTTGCCATCATCGGTCGTTACGTCCTGTTGCCTGAAATTTTTGATATTCTTGAAGGTCAAAAGGCGGGCGTCGGTGGCGAAATCCAACTTACCGACGCGCTTCAGGGACTGGCTGATCAGGACAAGCTCATTGCAGTGAAGCTGGGCGGTCAGCGTTTTGATGCCGGTGACTGGGTTGAATACCTTACGGCCAATATTTATTTTGCCTTGCATGATGAAGAGCTTCATGACGATCTTGTCAAGCGTTTGCATGAACTGCTGCCTTGTTCGGAATAA
- the priA gene encoding primosomal protein N', translated as MSPPYEAWTYARPSHFPDLSPGQRVIIPFGKSHRAGIVVGPAAEVPMGIEIKEMIWPLERTPLLSDDFVDMAVNLASRQMVNVGRILETTLPRGLRTAAVTFKVDKHLSERNFPASMRPADLVRAHPDDKVELMKLWLDGRMRVVFNARKEAEERFVSLESDPPWAVRPNAKRQLQLLEYLLENGPQSLFSLRHGLGDWTADVAAKLEGAGIVRTGELTADQLAEIDEGPKPDAEIQGREFALTDEQQAALVDMTVTLNDGGGAHLVHGVTGSGKTVLYLEMAEKCLEQGKSVLLLAPEVALACQLYRTVAGRFPQVRTIFYHGYQSPKKREAAFRELAREQNPVIVVGTRSAVFLPMPGLGMVVMDEEHDESFKQEDRLAYHAKEVAWFRMDRGKGLLLLGSATPDVKTFHAASQGAIAVSTLKNRVGESRLPEVELVDISGLSNANQLLSPKVKAAMHDAVDAGEQVIVMLNRRGYAPLMYCLDCAQTVRCPECEVGMTYHKGRERLVCHYCGLTYSYPLLCRNCGGSNFIPMGEGTEQLEEVLKEQLPEGTKVLRLDRDATRRQERLEEILGAFGRGEAQVLVGTQMISKGHHFPGVTLVVVADGDLGLNLPDYRSSERTFQLLVQVAGRAGRGKDPGRVLIQTRNPGHPVWKDILAANYAGFFEREVSRRNLFRYPPFSRLALIRISFPVEFKEGPTVLSRLGDILREQAKAIGVDVLGPAPAPLSMLRGRKRFNCLVKSNDWGKVRTLYSFLDRANSNSKMVRTSLDLDPLSSL; from the coding sequence GTGAGTCCACCGTATGAGGCGTGGACATACGCGCGGCCTTCGCATTTTCCCGACCTCAGCCCCGGTCAGCGGGTCATCATTCCGTTTGGAAAATCCCATCGGGCCGGTATCGTTGTCGGACCTGCCGCCGAGGTTCCCATGGGAATCGAAATCAAGGAAATGATCTGGCCACTGGAACGCACACCGCTGCTTTCTGACGACTTCGTGGACATGGCCGTGAATCTTGCGTCCCGTCAGATGGTCAATGTGGGCCGTATCCTTGAAACAACTCTGCCTCGTGGTCTTCGTACCGCTGCGGTTACCTTCAAGGTGGACAAGCATCTTTCCGAGCGGAATTTTCCGGCATCCATGCGCCCGGCGGATTTGGTCCGGGCACATCCTGATGACAAAGTCGAGCTTATGAAGCTGTGGCTGGACGGCCGCATGCGGGTGGTCTTCAATGCTCGCAAGGAAGCCGAGGAACGCTTTGTTTCCCTTGAATCCGATCCGCCCTGGGCGGTCAGACCCAATGCCAAACGGCAACTCCAGCTTCTGGAATATCTTTTGGAAAACGGTCCGCAAAGCTTGTTTTCCTTGCGGCACGGGTTGGGGGATTGGACTGCTGATGTGGCCGCCAAGCTTGAAGGAGCGGGTATTGTCCGCACTGGTGAATTGACCGCCGATCAACTGGCCGAAATAGACGAGGGACCGAAGCCGGACGCTGAGATTCAGGGCCGTGAATTTGCCCTGACAGACGAGCAGCAGGCCGCTCTTGTCGACATGACGGTTACGTTGAATGACGGAGGGGGAGCGCATCTGGTGCACGGTGTGACCGGTTCCGGCAAGACCGTTCTTTATTTGGAAATGGCTGAAAAGTGCCTGGAACAAGGGAAGTCGGTCCTATTGCTTGCCCCTGAGGTGGCCCTTGCCTGCCAGTTGTACAGGACCGTGGCCGGCCGCTTCCCGCAGGTTCGCACCATTTTTTATCATGGCTACCAGAGTCCCAAGAAGCGGGAAGCCGCGTTCAGGGAACTGGCCCGCGAGCAGAATCCGGTCATCGTGGTCGGCACCCGATCCGCCGTGTTTCTGCCCATGCCGGGGCTGGGCATGGTGGTCATGGACGAGGAGCACGACGAATCCTTCAAGCAGGAAGACCGGCTGGCCTACCATGCAAAGGAGGTCGCCTGGTTCAGGATGGACCGGGGCAAGGGGTTGCTCCTGCTCGGTTCGGCCACGCCGGACGTCAAGACATTCCATGCTGCCAGCCAGGGGGCCATCGCCGTATCCACGTTGAAGAACCGGGTGGGAGAGAGCCGGTTGCCCGAGGTGGAACTGGTGGATATTTCCGGTCTGAGCAATGCGAACCAACTGCTTTCCCCGAAGGTCAAGGCCGCCATGCACGATGCCGTCGATGCCGGGGAGCAGGTCATTGTCATGCTCAATCGGCGCGGGTATGCGCCGCTCATGTACTGCCTGGACTGCGCCCAGACCGTGCGCTGTCCCGAATGCGAGGTGGGTATGACCTACCACAAGGGGCGGGAACGGCTGGTTTGCCACTATTGCGGCCTGACCTATTCCTATCCGCTCCTGTGCCGTAATTGCGGTGGTTCGAATTTCATTCCCATGGGCGAAGGCACCGAACAATTGGAGGAAGTGCTCAAGGAGCAGCTCCCAGAAGGAACCAAGGTGTTGCGTTTGGACCGTGACGCCACCCGACGGCAGGAGCGGCTGGAAGAAATCCTTGGCGCATTCGGTCGGGGGGAAGCCCAGGTTCTCGTGGGAACGCAAATGATCTCCAAGGGACATCATTTCCCTGGTGTGACTCTGGTAGTAGTGGCTGACGGTGATCTCGGTCTCAATCTGCCGGATTACCGTTCTTCGGAGCGAACCTTTCAATTGCTGGTGCAGGTCGCAGGGCGCGCCGGACGCGGCAAGGATCCGGGCCGGGTGCTGATCCAGACGCGTAATCCGGGCCACCCCGTATGGAAGGATATCCTGGCCGCAAACTATGCCGGATTCTTCGAACGCGAAGTGTCACGGCGTAACTTGTTCCGGTATCCGCCGTTCTCCCGGCTTGCGCTCATACGCATCAGTTTTCCCGTTGAGTTCAAGGAGGGGCCGACCGTCCTGAGCAGGCTTGGGGATATCCTCCGGGAGCAGGCCAAGGCCATCGGTGTGGATGTGCTCGGACCGGCCCCGGCTCCGCTGTCCATGCTGCGGGGCAGAAAGCGTTTCAACTGTCTGGTCAAGTCGAACGATTGGGGCAAGGTGCGGACTCTCTATTCCTTTCTGGACAGGGCCAACAGCAATTCGAAAATGGTGCGCACCAGTCTCGACCTGGATCCGCTTTCATCCCTGTAA
- a CDS encoding OmpH family outer membrane protein produces MKHVHVLLSFVAICTLCAATASAQSSKVGFVNPQRIINESKMGRIAQEDLSRLGKEKDRRVRESLSLVEKLQESLKEKALSVTEQQSRESGLRAAVRDYERLVENSNLEIQSEERRLIQFVMQRADSTLKAIAQEMGFTLILTDPEIIGYVDSSVDITDRVINELDSMQ; encoded by the coding sequence ATGAAGCATGTTCATGTCCTTTTGTCATTTGTCGCGATATGCACCCTCTGTGCAGCCACGGCATCGGCGCAGTCGTCCAAAGTCGGATTCGTCAATCCGCAGCGGATCATCAATGAATCGAAGATGGGACGCATCGCCCAGGAAGACCTGTCCCGCCTCGGCAAGGAAAAGGACCGACGCGTGCGCGAGTCCCTGAGCCTGGTTGAAAAGTTGCAGGAAAGTCTCAAGGAAAAGGCCCTGTCAGTGACCGAGCAGCAGAGCCGGGAAAGCGGCTTGCGCGCGGCTGTACGGGACTACGAGCGGTTGGTGGAGAACAGCAACCTGGAAATTCAGAGCGAGGAACGGCGGCTCATTCAGTTCGTCATGCAGCGGGCGGATTCCACCCTCAAGGCTATTGCCCAGGAAATGGGGTTCACCCTGATCCTGACTGATCCTGAGATCATCGGATATGTGGACAGCTCCGTGGATATTACCGATAGGGTCATCAATGAACTGGATTCCATGCAGTAG